In one Agelaius phoeniceus isolate bAgePho1 chromosome 21, bAgePho1.hap1, whole genome shotgun sequence genomic region, the following are encoded:
- the CIZ1 gene encoding cip1-interacting zinc finger protein isoform X1, translating into MFNQQQFQQQLLQLQHLLQQQQQHHHHPPAQQGGRGLPPPQQQQMLSLRATNQPSLLSANPMLQRALLMQQMQGNLRGFNMTAPALQQFFPQATRHSLLGPPPVGVSLKPTRLGFPSLPFQRQNRTFRKDFQRVPDRKRELDPGSSSQTQGDEKMEIPEGMQAGSEQNNSSPSTEPRTPAESVLNTEPAAKRLKSVTGESALEDATDSKKAGVSCTHAQADGADNAKEYTAEDLSRERKFSEEPKAPEVLSSGGSLKVTIQQSSESRAISTTALKPGHWACDVGTADPNPESVLKFYCYICKTNCCSQQNFQSHMAGIQHQQRLGEIQHMSNVCFVSLLPMVKQQKVLAGKDGETQQRWCNTCQVHFTGDLIKHRRTQEHKLAKRSLRPFCTVCSRHFKTPRKFVEHMKSPEHKQKAKEVRLGEKELGSPEDSEELITVDAVGCFEDDDEEEEEEEGGAGEEEDHDVVLTENEDSTAKQTGLKEVSLEDYEGTEKYCPDTAYGLDFLVPVAGYLCRLCHKFYHSDSAARLAHCKSLMHFENFQRYKAARHRATAAYPEAPLHSQGSSSQLLDDPKQPLATTAHTSKKMNDDHGIDKEGTELSALQEQTSRSLEGKGELATSRPEGKSLASVTDDVCGIMVVEEESLQDKSTATSADCLFSEESHTVGEPLGREEEANTARQRAGTDDHQDPGSGGGLGQKEAADAGQEAAAEPSSLAKGETGGLTSAGCRRSSRRKPR; encoded by the exons ATGTTCAACCAGCAGcagttccagcagcagctgctgcagctccagcacctcctccagcagcagcagcagcaccatcaCCACCCTCCGGCGCAGCAGGGAGGCCG gGGTTTGCCGCCGCCGCAGCAGCAACAGATGCTGAGCTTACGGGCAACAAATCAGCCATCGCTGCTCAGTGCCAATCCTATGCTTCAGCGGGCCTTACTCATGCAGCAGATGCAAG GAAACCTGCGTGGATTTAACATGACAGcgccagcactgcagcagttcTTCCCTCAGGCTACAAGACATTCCCTCCTGGGACCACCACCTGTTGGGGTCTCCTTAAAGCCAACTCGGCTGGGCTTCCCCAGCCTCCCATTCCAGCGGCAGAACCGGACCTTCCGCAAG GACTTCCAGAGGGTTCCCGACAGGAAGCGGGAACTAGATCCTGGTTCTTCATCTCAGACACAAGGTGATGAGAAAATGGAAATTCCAGAGGGAATGCAAGCAGGGTCAGAGCAGAACAATTCCTCACCATCCACAG AGCCAAGAACTCCAGCAGAGTCTGTGTTGAACACTGAGCCTGCAGCAAAAAGACTGAAGAG TGTGACTGGCGAGTCTGCATTAGAGGATGCCACAGACAGCAAGAAAGCAGGAGTCTCATGCACCCATGCCCAAGCTGATG GTGCAGACAATGCAAAAGAGTACACAGCTGAAGATCTCTCCAGAGAGAGGAAATTCTCAGAGGAACCGAAGGCTCCTGAG GTGTTGAGCTCTGGAGGTTCACTGAAAGTGACTattcagcagagcagtgagagcAGAGCTATCAGTACAACAGCTCTGAAACCAGGGCACTGGGCCTGCGACGTGGGCACAGCTGATCCCAACCCGGAATCCGTCCTTAAATTCTACTGTTACATCTGCAAGACCAATTGCTGCAGTCAGCAG AATTTCCAATCCCACATGGCTGGAATTCAGCACCAGCAGCGACTTGGGGAGATTCAGCACATGAGcaatgtttgttttgtttcactaCTGCCCATGGTGAAACAGCAGAAGGTGCTAGCAGGAAAAGATGG AGAGACCCAGCAGCGGTGGTGTAACACCTGCCAGGTGCATTTCACAGGGGACCTCATCAAACATCGCAGGACCCAGGAACACAAG CTGGCCAAACGCTCGCTTCGTCCTTTCTGCACTGTCTGCAGCCGCCACTTCAAGACCCCCCGCAAGTTTGTGGAGCATATGAAGTCCCCTGAGCACAAACAGAAAGCCAAAGAG GTTAGGCTAGGAGAGAAGGAGTTGGGGAGCCCAGAAGATTCAGAGGAGTTGATCACTGTGGATGCTGTTGGCTGTTTtgaagatgatgatgaggaagaggaggaggaggagggaggagctggTGAGGAGGAAGACCATGATGTAGTGCTGACAGAAAATGAGGATTCTACTGCCAAACAG ACTGGGCTGAAGGAAGTGTCTTTGGAGGATTACGAAGGAACTGAGAAGTATTGTCCAGACACAGCCTATG GCCTGGATTTTCTGGTCCCCGTCGCAGGTtacctctgcaggctgtgtcACAAATTCTACCATAGCGACTCCGCTGCCCGGCTCGCACACTGCAAGTCCCTGATGCATTTTGAGAACTTTCAG AGATACAAGGCAGCAAGGCATCGTGCCACGGCTGCCTACCCCGAGGCTCCTTTGCATTCCCAGGGCTCCAGCTCCCAATTGCTGGATGATCCAAAACAGCCTCTTGCTACAACAGCACATACCAGCAAGAAGATGAATGATGATCATGGGATAGATaaggagggcacagagctgtcagCCCTGCAAGAACAAACTTCAAGGTCTCTGGAGGGTAAGGGTGAGCTGGCCACCTCTAGGCCAGAGGGCAAGAGCCTGGCCAGTGTGACTGATGATGTGTGTGGTATCATGGTTGTAGAAGAAGAAAGTCTACAGGACAAGTCCACTGCCACTAGTGCCGACTGCCTGTTCTCTGAGGAGAGCCACACCGTAGGGGAGCCCCTGGGACGTGAGGAAGAAGCCAACACAGCCAGgcagagggcaggcacagacGACCACCAGGATCCAGGGAGTGGAGGAGGCTTAGGacagaaggaggcagcagatgcaggccaggaggcagcagcagagccttcCTCCCTCGCCAAAGGTGAGACAGGCGGTCTCACCTCTGCTGGGTGCAGACGCTCTTCCAGGCGCAAACCCAGATAG
- the CIZ1 gene encoding cip1-interacting zinc finger protein isoform X2, which translates to MFNQQQFQQQLLQLQHLLQQQQQHHHHPPAQQGGRGLPPPQQQQMLSLRATNQPSLLSANPMLQRALLMQQMQGNLRGFNMTAPALQQFFPQATRHSLLGPPPVGVSLKPTRLGFPSLPFQRQNRTFRKDFQRVPDRKRELDPGSSSQTQGDEKMEIPEGMQAGSEQNNSSPSTEPRTPAESVLNTEPAAKRLKSVTGESALEDATDSKKAGVSCTHAQADGADNAKEYTAEDLSRERKFSEEPKAPEVLSSGGSLKVTIQQSSESRAISTTALKPGHWACDVGTADPNPESVLKFYCYICKTNCCSQQNFQSHMAGIQHQQRLGEIQHMSNVCFVSLLPMVKQQKVLAGKDGETQQRWCNTCQVHFTGDLIKHRRTQEHKLAKRSLRPFCTVCSRHFKTPRKFVEHMKSPEHKQKAKEVRLGEKELGSPEDSEELITVDAVGCFEDDDEEEEEEEGGAGEEEDHDVVLTENEDSTAKQTGLKEVSLEDYEGTEKYCPDTAYGLDFLVPVAGYLCRLCHKFYHSDSAARLAHCKSLMHFENFQRYKAARHRATAAYPEAPLHSQGSSSQLLDDPKQPLATTAHTSKKMNDDHGIDKEGTELSALQEQTSRSLEEEESLQDKSTATSADCLFSEESHTVGEPLGREEEANTARQRAGTDDHQDPGSGGGLGQKEAADAGQEAAAEPSSLAKGETGGLTSAGCRRSSRRKPR; encoded by the exons ATGTTCAACCAGCAGcagttccagcagcagctgctgcagctccagcacctcctccagcagcagcagcagcaccatcaCCACCCTCCGGCGCAGCAGGGAGGCCG gGGTTTGCCGCCGCCGCAGCAGCAACAGATGCTGAGCTTACGGGCAACAAATCAGCCATCGCTGCTCAGTGCCAATCCTATGCTTCAGCGGGCCTTACTCATGCAGCAGATGCAAG GAAACCTGCGTGGATTTAACATGACAGcgccagcactgcagcagttcTTCCCTCAGGCTACAAGACATTCCCTCCTGGGACCACCACCTGTTGGGGTCTCCTTAAAGCCAACTCGGCTGGGCTTCCCCAGCCTCCCATTCCAGCGGCAGAACCGGACCTTCCGCAAG GACTTCCAGAGGGTTCCCGACAGGAAGCGGGAACTAGATCCTGGTTCTTCATCTCAGACACAAGGTGATGAGAAAATGGAAATTCCAGAGGGAATGCAAGCAGGGTCAGAGCAGAACAATTCCTCACCATCCACAG AGCCAAGAACTCCAGCAGAGTCTGTGTTGAACACTGAGCCTGCAGCAAAAAGACTGAAGAG TGTGACTGGCGAGTCTGCATTAGAGGATGCCACAGACAGCAAGAAAGCAGGAGTCTCATGCACCCATGCCCAAGCTGATG GTGCAGACAATGCAAAAGAGTACACAGCTGAAGATCTCTCCAGAGAGAGGAAATTCTCAGAGGAACCGAAGGCTCCTGAG GTGTTGAGCTCTGGAGGTTCACTGAAAGTGACTattcagcagagcagtgagagcAGAGCTATCAGTACAACAGCTCTGAAACCAGGGCACTGGGCCTGCGACGTGGGCACAGCTGATCCCAACCCGGAATCCGTCCTTAAATTCTACTGTTACATCTGCAAGACCAATTGCTGCAGTCAGCAG AATTTCCAATCCCACATGGCTGGAATTCAGCACCAGCAGCGACTTGGGGAGATTCAGCACATGAGcaatgtttgttttgtttcactaCTGCCCATGGTGAAACAGCAGAAGGTGCTAGCAGGAAAAGATGG AGAGACCCAGCAGCGGTGGTGTAACACCTGCCAGGTGCATTTCACAGGGGACCTCATCAAACATCGCAGGACCCAGGAACACAAG CTGGCCAAACGCTCGCTTCGTCCTTTCTGCACTGTCTGCAGCCGCCACTTCAAGACCCCCCGCAAGTTTGTGGAGCATATGAAGTCCCCTGAGCACAAACAGAAAGCCAAAGAG GTTAGGCTAGGAGAGAAGGAGTTGGGGAGCCCAGAAGATTCAGAGGAGTTGATCACTGTGGATGCTGTTGGCTGTTTtgaagatgatgatgaggaagaggaggaggaggagggaggagctggTGAGGAGGAAGACCATGATGTAGTGCTGACAGAAAATGAGGATTCTACTGCCAAACAG ACTGGGCTGAAGGAAGTGTCTTTGGAGGATTACGAAGGAACTGAGAAGTATTGTCCAGACACAGCCTATG GCCTGGATTTTCTGGTCCCCGTCGCAGGTtacctctgcaggctgtgtcACAAATTCTACCATAGCGACTCCGCTGCCCGGCTCGCACACTGCAAGTCCCTGATGCATTTTGAGAACTTTCAG AGATACAAGGCAGCAAGGCATCGTGCCACGGCTGCCTACCCCGAGGCTCCTTTGCATTCCCAGGGCTCCAGCTCCCAATTGCTGGATGATCCAAAACAGCCTCTTGCTACAACAGCACATACCAGCAAGAAGATGAATGATGATCATGGGATAGATaaggagggcacagagctgtcagCCCTGCAAGAACAAACTTCAAGGTCTCTGGAGG AAGAAGAAAGTCTACAGGACAAGTCCACTGCCACTAGTGCCGACTGCCTGTTCTCTGAGGAGAGCCACACCGTAGGGGAGCCCCTGGGACGTGAGGAAGAAGCCAACACAGCCAGgcagagggcaggcacagacGACCACCAGGATCCAGGGAGTGGAGGAGGCTTAGGacagaaggaggcagcagatgcaggccaggaggcagcagcagagccttcCTCCCTCGCCAAAGGTGAGACAGGCGGTCTCACCTCTGCTGGGTGCAGACGCTCTTCCAGGCGCAAACCCAGATAG
- the CIZ1 gene encoding cip1-interacting zinc finger protein isoform X4, with product MFNQQQFQQQLLQLQHLLQQQQQHHHHPPAQQGGRGLPPPQQQQMLSLRATNQPSLLSANPMLQRALLMQQMQGNLRGFNMTAPALQQFFPQATRHSLLGPPPVGVSLKPTRLGFPSLPFQRQNRTFRKDFQRVPDRKRELDPGSSSQTQGDEKMEIPEGMQAGSEQNNSSPSTEPRTPAESVLNTEPAAKRLKSVTGESALEDATDSKKAGVSCTHAQADGADNAKEYTAEDLSRERKFSEEPKAPEVLSSGGSLKVTIQQSSESRAISTTALKPGHWACDVGTADPNPESVLKFYCYICKTNCCSQQNFQSHMAGIQHQQRLGEIQHMSNVCFVSLLPMVKQQKVLAGKDGETQQRWCNTCQVHFTGDLIKHRRTQEHKLAKRSLRPFCTVCSRHFKTPRKFVEHMKSPEHKQKAKEVRLGEKELGSPEDSEELITVDAVGCFEDDDEEEEEEEGGAGEEEDHDVVLTENEDSTAKQTGLKEVSLEDYEGTEKYCPDTAYGLDFLVPVAGYLCRLCHKFYHSDSAARLAHCKSLMHFENFQRYKAARHRATAAYPEAPLHSQGSSSQLLDDPKQPLATTAHTSKKMNDDHGIDKEGTELSALQEQTSRRRKSTGQVHCH from the exons ATGTTCAACCAGCAGcagttccagcagcagctgctgcagctccagcacctcctccagcagcagcagcagcaccatcaCCACCCTCCGGCGCAGCAGGGAGGCCG gGGTTTGCCGCCGCCGCAGCAGCAACAGATGCTGAGCTTACGGGCAACAAATCAGCCATCGCTGCTCAGTGCCAATCCTATGCTTCAGCGGGCCTTACTCATGCAGCAGATGCAAG GAAACCTGCGTGGATTTAACATGACAGcgccagcactgcagcagttcTTCCCTCAGGCTACAAGACATTCCCTCCTGGGACCACCACCTGTTGGGGTCTCCTTAAAGCCAACTCGGCTGGGCTTCCCCAGCCTCCCATTCCAGCGGCAGAACCGGACCTTCCGCAAG GACTTCCAGAGGGTTCCCGACAGGAAGCGGGAACTAGATCCTGGTTCTTCATCTCAGACACAAGGTGATGAGAAAATGGAAATTCCAGAGGGAATGCAAGCAGGGTCAGAGCAGAACAATTCCTCACCATCCACAG AGCCAAGAACTCCAGCAGAGTCTGTGTTGAACACTGAGCCTGCAGCAAAAAGACTGAAGAG TGTGACTGGCGAGTCTGCATTAGAGGATGCCACAGACAGCAAGAAAGCAGGAGTCTCATGCACCCATGCCCAAGCTGATG GTGCAGACAATGCAAAAGAGTACACAGCTGAAGATCTCTCCAGAGAGAGGAAATTCTCAGAGGAACCGAAGGCTCCTGAG GTGTTGAGCTCTGGAGGTTCACTGAAAGTGACTattcagcagagcagtgagagcAGAGCTATCAGTACAACAGCTCTGAAACCAGGGCACTGGGCCTGCGACGTGGGCACAGCTGATCCCAACCCGGAATCCGTCCTTAAATTCTACTGTTACATCTGCAAGACCAATTGCTGCAGTCAGCAG AATTTCCAATCCCACATGGCTGGAATTCAGCACCAGCAGCGACTTGGGGAGATTCAGCACATGAGcaatgtttgttttgtttcactaCTGCCCATGGTGAAACAGCAGAAGGTGCTAGCAGGAAAAGATGG AGAGACCCAGCAGCGGTGGTGTAACACCTGCCAGGTGCATTTCACAGGGGACCTCATCAAACATCGCAGGACCCAGGAACACAAG CTGGCCAAACGCTCGCTTCGTCCTTTCTGCACTGTCTGCAGCCGCCACTTCAAGACCCCCCGCAAGTTTGTGGAGCATATGAAGTCCCCTGAGCACAAACAGAAAGCCAAAGAG GTTAGGCTAGGAGAGAAGGAGTTGGGGAGCCCAGAAGATTCAGAGGAGTTGATCACTGTGGATGCTGTTGGCTGTTTtgaagatgatgatgaggaagaggaggaggaggagggaggagctggTGAGGAGGAAGACCATGATGTAGTGCTGACAGAAAATGAGGATTCTACTGCCAAACAG ACTGGGCTGAAGGAAGTGTCTTTGGAGGATTACGAAGGAACTGAGAAGTATTGTCCAGACACAGCCTATG GCCTGGATTTTCTGGTCCCCGTCGCAGGTtacctctgcaggctgtgtcACAAATTCTACCATAGCGACTCCGCTGCCCGGCTCGCACACTGCAAGTCCCTGATGCATTTTGAGAACTTTCAG AGATACAAGGCAGCAAGGCATCGTGCCACGGCTGCCTACCCCGAGGCTCCTTTGCATTCCCAGGGCTCCAGCTCCCAATTGCTGGATGATCCAAAACAGCCTCTTGCTACAACAGCACATACCAGCAAGAAGATGAATGATGATCATGGGATAGATaaggagggcacagagctgtcagCCCTGCAAGAACAAACTTCAAG AAGAAGAAAGTCTACAGGACAAGTCCACTGCCACTAG
- the CIZ1 gene encoding cip1-interacting zinc finger protein isoform X3 yields the protein MGLPPPQQQQMLSLRATNQPSLLSANPMLQRALLMQQMQGNLRGFNMTAPALQQFFPQATRHSLLGPPPVGVSLKPTRLGFPSLPFQRQNRTFRKDFQRVPDRKRELDPGSSSQTQGDEKMEIPEGMQAGSEQNNSSPSTEPRTPAESVLNTEPAAKRLKSVTGESALEDATDSKKAGVSCTHAQADGADNAKEYTAEDLSRERKFSEEPKAPEVLSSGGSLKVTIQQSSESRAISTTALKPGHWACDVGTADPNPESVLKFYCYICKTNCCSQQNFQSHMAGIQHQQRLGEIQHMSNVCFVSLLPMVKQQKVLAGKDGETQQRWCNTCQVHFTGDLIKHRRTQEHKLAKRSLRPFCTVCSRHFKTPRKFVEHMKSPEHKQKAKEVRLGEKELGSPEDSEELITVDAVGCFEDDDEEEEEEEGGAGEEEDHDVVLTENEDSTAKQTGLKEVSLEDYEGTEKYCPDTAYGLDFLVPVAGYLCRLCHKFYHSDSAARLAHCKSLMHFENFQRYKAARHRATAAYPEAPLHSQGSSSQLLDDPKQPLATTAHTSKKMNDDHGIDKEGTELSALQEQTSRSLEGKGELATSRPEGKSLASVTDDVCGIMVVEEESLQDKSTATSADCLFSEESHTVGEPLGREEEANTARQRAGTDDHQDPGSGGGLGQKEAADAGQEAAAEPSSLAKGETGGLTSAGCRRSSRRKPR from the exons AT gGGTTTGCCGCCGCCGCAGCAGCAACAGATGCTGAGCTTACGGGCAACAAATCAGCCATCGCTGCTCAGTGCCAATCCTATGCTTCAGCGGGCCTTACTCATGCAGCAGATGCAAG GAAACCTGCGTGGATTTAACATGACAGcgccagcactgcagcagttcTTCCCTCAGGCTACAAGACATTCCCTCCTGGGACCACCACCTGTTGGGGTCTCCTTAAAGCCAACTCGGCTGGGCTTCCCCAGCCTCCCATTCCAGCGGCAGAACCGGACCTTCCGCAAG GACTTCCAGAGGGTTCCCGACAGGAAGCGGGAACTAGATCCTGGTTCTTCATCTCAGACACAAGGTGATGAGAAAATGGAAATTCCAGAGGGAATGCAAGCAGGGTCAGAGCAGAACAATTCCTCACCATCCACAG AGCCAAGAACTCCAGCAGAGTCTGTGTTGAACACTGAGCCTGCAGCAAAAAGACTGAAGAG TGTGACTGGCGAGTCTGCATTAGAGGATGCCACAGACAGCAAGAAAGCAGGAGTCTCATGCACCCATGCCCAAGCTGATG GTGCAGACAATGCAAAAGAGTACACAGCTGAAGATCTCTCCAGAGAGAGGAAATTCTCAGAGGAACCGAAGGCTCCTGAG GTGTTGAGCTCTGGAGGTTCACTGAAAGTGACTattcagcagagcagtgagagcAGAGCTATCAGTACAACAGCTCTGAAACCAGGGCACTGGGCCTGCGACGTGGGCACAGCTGATCCCAACCCGGAATCCGTCCTTAAATTCTACTGTTACATCTGCAAGACCAATTGCTGCAGTCAGCAG AATTTCCAATCCCACATGGCTGGAATTCAGCACCAGCAGCGACTTGGGGAGATTCAGCACATGAGcaatgtttgttttgtttcactaCTGCCCATGGTGAAACAGCAGAAGGTGCTAGCAGGAAAAGATGG AGAGACCCAGCAGCGGTGGTGTAACACCTGCCAGGTGCATTTCACAGGGGACCTCATCAAACATCGCAGGACCCAGGAACACAAG CTGGCCAAACGCTCGCTTCGTCCTTTCTGCACTGTCTGCAGCCGCCACTTCAAGACCCCCCGCAAGTTTGTGGAGCATATGAAGTCCCCTGAGCACAAACAGAAAGCCAAAGAG GTTAGGCTAGGAGAGAAGGAGTTGGGGAGCCCAGAAGATTCAGAGGAGTTGATCACTGTGGATGCTGTTGGCTGTTTtgaagatgatgatgaggaagaggaggaggaggagggaggagctggTGAGGAGGAAGACCATGATGTAGTGCTGACAGAAAATGAGGATTCTACTGCCAAACAG ACTGGGCTGAAGGAAGTGTCTTTGGAGGATTACGAAGGAACTGAGAAGTATTGTCCAGACACAGCCTATG GCCTGGATTTTCTGGTCCCCGTCGCAGGTtacctctgcaggctgtgtcACAAATTCTACCATAGCGACTCCGCTGCCCGGCTCGCACACTGCAAGTCCCTGATGCATTTTGAGAACTTTCAG AGATACAAGGCAGCAAGGCATCGTGCCACGGCTGCCTACCCCGAGGCTCCTTTGCATTCCCAGGGCTCCAGCTCCCAATTGCTGGATGATCCAAAACAGCCTCTTGCTACAACAGCACATACCAGCAAGAAGATGAATGATGATCATGGGATAGATaaggagggcacagagctgtcagCCCTGCAAGAACAAACTTCAAGGTCTCTGGAGGGTAAGGGTGAGCTGGCCACCTCTAGGCCAGAGGGCAAGAGCCTGGCCAGTGTGACTGATGATGTGTGTGGTATCATGGTTGTAGAAGAAGAAAGTCTACAGGACAAGTCCACTGCCACTAGTGCCGACTGCCTGTTCTCTGAGGAGAGCCACACCGTAGGGGAGCCCCTGGGACGTGAGGAAGAAGCCAACACAGCCAGgcagagggcaggcacagacGACCACCAGGATCCAGGGAGTGGAGGAGGCTTAGGacagaaggaggcagcagatgcaggccaggaggcagcagcagagccttcCTCCCTCGCCAAAGGTGAGACAGGCGGTCTCACCTCTGCTGGGTGCAGACGCTCTTCCAGGCGCAAACCCAGATAG